Proteins from one bacterium genomic window:
- a CDS encoding class I SAM-dependent methyltransferase — protein sequence MNCPICRSAARFARVGAYARCAACGGFFLPDPPALPGNAPFSGAAAAHCEAADLVRKAYFRRRLDLALRHANVDSGPGRLVDVGCGAGILLADAAARGWQVAGVELSPELAARAQERVPTATIVTGDAVSGSEWPWPGAADVVIALDVLEHVVDPTALLQRCRAGLRPGGVLVVQTPNARSLRARWQKDRWPMLDPAQHLVLYPPTQLRRALREAGFVVETRQTVSGTGCEVGLSRIVAAAREAALSPGELGNAVLVVARAR from the coding sequence ATGAACTGCCCGATCTGCCGTTCCGCCGCCCGTTTCGCGCGCGTGGGCGCCTATGCGCGCTGCGCGGCCTGCGGGGGCTTCTTCCTGCCCGACCCGCCCGCACTGCCGGGCAACGCGCCGTTCAGCGGCGCTGCGGCCGCGCATTGTGAAGCGGCCGATCTCGTGCGCAAAGCGTACTTCAGGCGCCGCCTGGACCTGGCATTGCGACATGCGAACGTCGACAGCGGTCCGGGCCGGCTGGTCGACGTCGGCTGCGGCGCGGGCATCCTGCTGGCGGACGCCGCCGCGCGTGGCTGGCAGGTGGCGGGCGTCGAGTTGTCGCCGGAGCTGGCAGCGCGCGCACAGGAACGGGTGCCGACGGCCACCATCGTCACGGGTGACGCGGTTTCCGGCAGCGAATGGCCGTGGCCCGGCGCCGCCGATGTCGTCATCGCGTTGGATGTGCTCGAACACGTGGTCGACCCGACGGCGTTGCTGCAACGCTGTCGCGCGGGCCTGCGTCCCGGCGGGGTCCTGGTCGTGCAGACTCCGAACGCGCGCTCCCTGCGCGCGCGCTGGCAGAAGGACCGCTGGCCGATGCTGGACCCGGCGCAGCACCTGGTGCTGTACCCGCCGACGCAGCTGCGACGTGCGCTGCGCGAAGCCGGCTTCGTGGTGGAAACCCGTCAGACGGTGAGCGGCACCGGTTGCGAGGTGGGGCTGTCGCGCATCGTCGCGGCGGCGCGCGAGGCGGCGCTTTCGCCGGGCGAGCTGGGCAACGCCGTCCTGGTCGTGGCGCGGGCGCGCTGA
- a CDS encoding alpha/beta hydrolase: protein MKAAAVVIGMVVLAFCARAAEVTFEVSVPPSTPAQAVVYVAGDFQGWRPGEAAWALERGSDGLWRRRATFPDGQPLQFKFTLGGWSSVEKGPAGEELQNRLHVALGDTTLSLAVAGWADGSPPRASTTGDVRRLEVPGFLDGRRVWVWLPPGYEDDPARRYPVLYLLDGQNVFDAATSFAGEWEVDESLARLVDAGGVEPLIAVAVANGEGLRAREYTPWPEPAWREATGGGGDHLRAIVEVLKPAVDRAFRTLDGPTHTGLCGSSFGGLMALHAAYARPDVFGRLAALSPSLAWAGHAPQAMAASRPRPAVRLYVDMGSREEGNLQDGDGNGVDDSLDDLRALREALLRRGFREGEDLLVVEDDGARHHESFWARRFPAAARFLFPAQAGPRSTTRAP from the coding sequence ATGAAGGCAGCGGCCGTTGTCATCGGCATGGTGGTCCTGGCGTTCTGTGCCCGGGCCGCGGAAGTCACCTTCGAGGTGTCGGTACCCCCGTCGACGCCGGCACAGGCCGTGGTGTACGTGGCGGGCGACTTCCAGGGCTGGCGCCCGGGAGAGGCGGCGTGGGCGCTGGAGCGCGGCAGCGACGGGCTGTGGCGGCGACGGGCGACGTTCCCTGACGGGCAGCCCCTGCAGTTCAAGTTCACGCTCGGCGGCTGGTCGTCCGTGGAGAAGGGGCCGGCCGGCGAGGAGCTCCAGAACCGCCTGCACGTGGCGCTCGGCGACACGACGCTGTCGCTGGCGGTTGCCGGCTGGGCCGACGGCTCCCCGCCGCGAGCGAGCACGACCGGCGATGTGCGGCGGCTCGAGGTCCCCGGCTTCCTGGACGGCCGCCGCGTCTGGGTCTGGCTGCCGCCCGGCTACGAGGACGACCCGGCGCGCCGCTACCCCGTGCTCTACCTGCTGGACGGCCAGAACGTCTTCGATGCCGCCACCAGCTTCGCGGGCGAGTGGGAAGTGGACGAATCGCTGGCCCGGCTCGTGGACGCGGGCGGGGTCGAACCGCTCATCGCCGTGGCAGTGGCCAACGGCGAGGGCCTGCGCGCGCGGGAGTACACGCCCTGGCCGGAGCCCGCCTGGCGCGAAGCAACCGGCGGCGGGGGCGATCACCTGCGCGCCATCGTCGAGGTGCTGAAGCCTGCCGTCGACCGCGCCTTCCGTACACTCGACGGCCCCACCCACACGGGTCTGTGCGGGTCCTCGTTCGGCGGGCTCATGGCCCTGCATGCGGCCTATGCGCGCCCCGACGTCTTCGGCCGCCTGGCTGCGCTGTCGCCCAGCCTGGCCTGGGCCGGCCACGCGCCGCAGGCCATGGCGGCCTCGCGACCGCGTCCCGCCGTGCGCCTGTACGTCGACATGGGATCGCGCGAGGAAGGCAACCTGCAGGACGGCGACGGCAACGGCGTCGACGACTCCCTCGACGACCTGCGCGCCCTTCGCGAAGCGCTCCTGCGCCGCGGATTCCGCGAGGGCGAAGACCTCCTCGTCGTCGAGGATGACGGCGCACGCCACCACGAGTCGTTCTGGGCGCGGCGCTTTCCCGCGGCTGCCCGATTCCTGTTCCCGGCCCAGGCCGGGCCCCGGTCGACAACCAGGGCCCCATAG
- a CDS encoding sodium/solute symporter (Members of the Solute:Sodium Symporter (SSS), TC 2.A.21 as described in tcdb.org, catalyze solute:Na+ symport. Known solutes for members of the family include sugars, amino acids, nucleosides, inositols, vitamins, urea or anions, depending on the system.): MNRLAWLDWLVIAAYFALVFFIAWLYTRRERVRESSGQYFLAGRDVGWFVVGASLFASNIGSEHLVGLAGTGAASGVAVGQFEVLASLILLLLGWVFVPFYLRSGVTTMPEFLERRYSPAARWYLAVISVVGYVLTKISVTIAAGGIVFGALMGLDFWVGALIVVVATGIYTVLGGLRAVLITDTLQLFVLLIGSLVLTFAGVNALGGWSQLKASAGPGFFDMWLPATDPNFPWTGILLGAPILGVWYWCTDQFIVQRVLAARNLDHARGGTIFAALLKLLPVVLFVLPGVAAYGLVQQGKLVLERPDQALPAMVTALLPAGLRGIVVAGLLAALMSSLSSVFNSCSTLMTFDIYRKLKPAASERQLVAFGQIATGVLVLLAVLWIPLMARISGQLYQYLQSVQAYISPPIAAVFLLGLFWTRVNARGAMAALGAGFVLGALRLVLELNAGSLDGLLLAYAKMNFLHFAAMLFAICVAVLVLVSLTAPAPSSAQLAGLTYATAGPNVPSKHRGLLVWLSWLVVLGVAITWWVFRG, translated from the coding sequence ATGAACCGCCTGGCCTGGCTCGACTGGTTGGTCATTGCCGCGTACTTCGCACTGGTGTTCTTCATCGCCTGGCTCTACACGCGGCGCGAGCGCGTGCGCGAGAGTTCCGGGCAGTACTTCCTGGCCGGCCGGGACGTGGGCTGGTTCGTGGTGGGCGCTTCGCTGTTCGCCTCGAACATCGGTTCGGAACACCTGGTGGGCCTGGCGGGCACCGGCGCCGCCAGCGGCGTCGCGGTCGGGCAGTTCGAGGTGCTGGCCTCGCTGATCCTGCTGCTGCTGGGCTGGGTGTTCGTCCCGTTCTACCTGCGCAGCGGCGTCACCACCATGCCCGAGTTCCTCGAGCGCCGGTACTCGCCGGCGGCGCGCTGGTACCTGGCCGTCATCTCGGTGGTGGGCTATGTGCTGACGAAGATCTCGGTCACCATCGCCGCCGGCGGCATCGTCTTCGGCGCGCTGATGGGGCTCGATTTCTGGGTCGGCGCGCTGATCGTCGTGGTGGCCACCGGCATCTACACGGTGCTGGGCGGCCTGCGCGCGGTGCTCATCACCGACACGCTGCAGTTGTTCGTGCTGCTGATCGGCTCGCTGGTGCTCACCTTTGCCGGCGTGAACGCCCTGGGCGGCTGGTCCCAGCTGAAGGCGAGCGCCGGCCCCGGCTTCTTCGACATGTGGCTGCCGGCCACCGACCCGAACTTCCCCTGGACCGGCATCCTGCTGGGGGCGCCCATCCTCGGCGTCTGGTACTGGTGCACCGACCAGTTCATCGTCCAGCGCGTGCTGGCGGCACGCAATCTCGACCATGCGCGTGGCGGCACCATCTTCGCCGCCCTCCTGAAGCTGCTGCCCGTGGTGCTGTTCGTGCTGCCGGGCGTCGCGGCCTACGGGCTGGTGCAGCAGGGCAAGCTGGTGCTGGAAAGGCCCGACCAGGCGCTGCCGGCGATGGTCACGGCCCTGCTGCCGGCCGGACTGCGCGGCATCGTCGTGGCGGGGCTGCTCGCGGCGCTCATGAGCTCGCTGTCGTCGGTGTTCAACTCGTGCTCGACCCTGATGACCTTCGACATCTACCGCAAGCTGAAGCCGGCGGCTTCCGAGCGGCAACTGGTGGCGTTCGGCCAGATCGCCACCGGCGTGCTGGTGCTGCTGGCCGTGCTGTGGATCCCGCTGATGGCGCGCATCTCGGGCCAGCTCTACCAGTACCTGCAGAGCGTGCAGGCGTACATCTCGCCGCCCATCGCGGCGGTCTTCCTGCTGGGCCTGTTCTGGACGCGCGTGAACGCGCGCGGCGCCATGGCCGCCCTCGGCGCGGGCTTCGTGCTGGGCGCGCTGCGACTGGTGCTGGAATTGAACGCGGGGTCGCTGGACGGCCTGCTGCTGGCCTACGCGAAGATGAACTTCCTGCACTTCGCGGCGATGCTGTTCGCGATCTGCGTCGCCGTGCTCGTGCTCGTGAGCCTGACGGCGCCCGCGCCTTCGAGCGCACAACTGGCCGGGTTGACGTACGCGACGGCGGGGCCGAACGTACCGTCGAAGCATCGCGGGCTGCTGGTCTGGCTGAGCTGGCTGGTGGTCCTGGGAGTCGCGATCACCTGGTGGGTGTTCCGCGGCTGA
- a CDS encoding HD family hydrolase translates to MADVVAGRLLDMLMQANRLKTTPRTGWFQRGVPSPESVADHSHGVALIALALLGSVPEKLDRAKVLAMAIAHDLAESVTGDLSLGASRLLPPGAKMAAESAALDELLAGIGFAGEWMDLWVEFEAQATPEARLVRDADRLDLLATALSYELSTGTSCLEEFWRFAPESGFTYDVSRELVRGLQERRP, encoded by the coding sequence ATGGCCGATGTCGTCGCTGGGCGCCTGCTGGACATGCTGATGCAGGCCAACCGGCTGAAAACAACGCCGCGCACCGGCTGGTTCCAGCGCGGCGTGCCTTCGCCCGAAAGCGTGGCCGACCACAGCCATGGCGTGGCGCTCATCGCGCTGGCGCTGCTCGGCAGCGTGCCGGAGAAGCTGGACCGTGCGAAGGTGCTGGCGATGGCCATCGCCCATGACCTGGCCGAGAGCGTGACCGGAGACCTCTCGCTGGGCGCCTCGCGTCTGCTGCCGCCGGGCGCCAAGATGGCCGCCGAGAGCGCCGCCCTGGACGAACTGCTGGCCGGGATCGGCTTTGCCGGCGAGTGGATGGACCTGTGGGTGGAATTCGAGGCGCAGGCCACGCCCGAGGCCAGGCTCGTGCGCGACGCCGACCGGCTGGACCTGCTGGCCACCGCGCTGTCGTACGAGCTCTCGACCGGCACCAGCTGCCTGGAGGAATTCTGGCGCTTCGCGCCGGAGTCGGGCTTCACCTACGACGTGAGCCGCGAACTGGTGCGCGGGCTGCAGGAGCGCCGCCCATGA
- a CDS encoding DUF1543 domain-containing protein — translation MKLFAVMLGGTAPGANTELHDAVFAVGDTIESTYEQLMGQWFGALRGLHIDSWLPLEVVDGHRVVLRPEPPGGSRRLWFINLGAYRSGRFGELHEVAFLVAETGDEVKSRARAALLVGESEQHTDDLHEVDDIIEVAVAGGLHVHLEPAADPAAALEPVNGWHPLPEGVIAAYALKSGRV, via the coding sequence ATGAAGCTGTTTGCGGTCATGCTCGGCGGCACCGCCCCCGGCGCCAATACGGAACTGCACGATGCGGTCTTCGCCGTCGGCGACACCATCGAGTCCACGTATGAGCAGCTGATGGGCCAGTGGTTCGGCGCGTTGCGCGGGCTGCACATCGATTCGTGGCTGCCGCTCGAGGTGGTCGACGGGCATCGCGTGGTGCTGCGCCCGGAGCCGCCAGGCGGTTCGCGCCGCCTGTGGTTCATCAACCTGGGCGCCTACCGCAGCGGACGCTTCGGCGAGCTGCACGAGGTCGCCTTCCTCGTGGCCGAGACGGGCGACGAGGTCAAGTCGCGCGCCCGCGCCGCCCTGCTGGTCGGCGAGTCCGAACAGCACACCGACGACCTGCACGAAGTCGACGACATCATCGAGGTGGCTGTTGCGGGCGGGCTGCATGTGCACCTGGAGCCCGCCGCCGACCCCGCGGCGGCGCTTGAGCCGGTCAACGGCTGGCACCCGCTGCCCGAAGGCGTGATCGCCGCCTACGCATTGAAGTCGGGGCGGGTCTAG
- a CDS encoding alpha-glucosidase produces the protein MSLTRRSTMSCALVPAALVAVLAVFAAVPAARAQAAAPTPPAGQSLPEPVPGTRAVVFHASAAARDQAPPSLCLQAPLRPDGPPPPDWSADAVRTPVFSRVQGRAAAWLPVAEGTDLYGTGEVAGGLRRNRTRTVAWNTDAYGWQRAELSLYQSHPWVLAVRSDGSAYGVLADTPERCLIDLNQGIRFEAAGPEFAVIVIEGASPQDVVRALAALTGTMHLPPRWALGYHQCRYSYTPDDRVREIADGFRSRAIPCDVIWLDIDYMDGFRCFTVDANAFPDLRGLDGELQAQGFRTVAIIDPGIKQESGYHVFETGDALDAWVQTPAGKPYQGSVWPGNCVFPDFTIERVRAWWGGLYGQFLSLGLDGIWNDMNEPAVFNVDGHTMPVTNVHRADPELGGTGTHARYHNVYGMLMSRATYEGFEQARPRQRPFVLTRASHLGGQRWAATWTGDNTASWDHLDMSLSMVLNLGLSGQPLSGPDIGGFVGPGDGPLYARWMGVGALLPFARGHTGKGNIDKEPWSFGKDVENTCRLALQRRYRLLPYFYTLAREAARSGLPIARPVFFADPADPALRDVDDAFLLGDDLLVVANVKPGRRDPAAPLPAFPRGNWREISLVDGDLTDADLPRLFLREGAALPLGPLVQWSDEKALEEVELLVNPDAQGRAVGALYEDAGDGHGHLDGEYRLTQFTYGDGRLESARVDGDWTAGVWSTHVRVVR, from the coding sequence ATGAGCCTGACCCGACGCTCGACCATGTCCTGTGCCCTCGTGCCGGCAGCGCTCGTTGCCGTGCTCGCCGTGTTCGCGGCCGTGCCTGCAGCACGTGCCCAGGCGGCAGCGCCCACGCCCCCGGCGGGACAATCCCTGCCCGAGCCCGTGCCCGGCACCCGCGCCGTCGTCTTCCATGCCTCGGCCGCCGCGCGTGACCAGGCGCCGCCGTCGCTGTGCCTGCAGGCGCCGCTGCGCCCCGACGGCCCGCCGCCGCCGGACTGGTCGGCCGACGCGGTGCGCACGCCCGTGTTCTCCAGGGTCCAGGGCCGCGCAGCCGCCTGGCTGCCGGTGGCCGAAGGCACCGACCTCTACGGCACCGGCGAGGTGGCCGGCGGCCTGCGCCGCAACCGCACGCGCACCGTTGCCTGGAACACCGATGCCTACGGCTGGCAGCGCGCCGAGCTCAGCCTGTACCAGTCGCACCCCTGGGTGCTGGCCGTCCGGAGCGACGGCTCGGCGTACGGCGTGCTGGCCGACACGCCGGAGCGCTGCCTGATCGACCTGAACCAGGGCATCCGTTTCGAGGCGGCGGGGCCGGAGTTCGCGGTGATCGTCATCGAGGGCGCATCGCCGCAGGACGTCGTCCGCGCCCTGGCCGCGCTGACGGGCACCATGCACCTGCCGCCTCGCTGGGCCCTGGGCTACCACCAGTGCCGCTATTCCTACACACCCGACGATCGCGTGCGCGAGATCGCCGACGGCTTCCGCAGCCGCGCCATCCCCTGCGACGTCATCTGGCTCGACATCGACTACATGGACGGCTTCCGCTGCTTCACGGTCGATGCGAACGCGTTTCCCGACCTGCGCGGACTGGACGGCGAGCTGCAGGCGCAGGGCTTCCGCACCGTGGCCATCATCGACCCGGGCATCAAGCAGGAGAGCGGCTACCACGTGTTCGAGACGGGCGACGCGCTCGACGCCTGGGTGCAGACGCCGGCAGGCAAGCCCTACCAGGGTTCGGTCTGGCCGGGCAACTGCGTGTTCCCCGACTTCACGATCGAACGCGTGCGGGCCTGGTGGGGCGGCCTCTACGGGCAGTTCCTCAGCCTGGGCCTGGACGGCATCTGGAACGACATGAACGAGCCGGCCGTCTTCAACGTCGACGGCCACACGATGCCGGTCACCAACGTGCATCGCGCCGACCCGGAGCTGGGCGGCACCGGCACGCATGCGCGCTACCACAACGTCTACGGCATGCTGATGTCGCGCGCGACGTACGAGGGCTTCGAACAGGCGCGCCCGCGGCAGAGACCGTTCGTGCTGACCCGAGCCTCGCACCTCGGCGGCCAGCGCTGGGCCGCGACGTGGACGGGCGACAACACGGCCAGCTGGGACCACCTCGACATGTCGCTGTCGATGGTCCTGAACCTGGGCCTGTCGGGGCAGCCGCTGAGCGGTCCGGACATCGGCGGCTTTGTCGGCCCCGGCGACGGCCCGCTGTACGCGCGCTGGATGGGTGTCGGCGCGCTGCTGCCGTTCGCGCGCGGACACACCGGCAAGGGTAACATCGACAAGGAACCGTGGTCGTTCGGCAAGGACGTCGAGAACACCTGCCGCCTGGCCCTGCAGCGTCGCTACCGCCTGCTGCCGTACTTCTACACGCTGGCGCGCGAGGCCGCACGCAGCGGCCTGCCCATCGCGCGGCCGGTCTTCTTCGCCGACCCGGCCGACCCGGCGCTGCGCGATGTCGACGACGCCTTCCTGCTCGGCGACGACCTGCTCGTGGTGGCCAACGTGAAGCCGGGCCGGCGCGACCCGGCCGCTCCGTTGCCGGCGTTCCCGCGCGGCAACTGGCGCGAGATCTCGCTCGTGGACGGTGACCTGACCGACGCCGACCTGCCGCGCCTGTTCCTGCGCGAAGGGGCCGCACTGCCGCTCGGGCCGCTCGTGCAGTGGTCGGACGAGAAAGCGCTCGAAGAGGTCGAACTGCTCGTCAATCCCGATGCGCAGGGCCGCGCCGTCGGGGCGCTCTACGAGGACGCCGGCGACGGCCACGGCCACCTGGACGGCGAGTACCGCCTGACGCAGTTCACCTACGGTGACGGGCGCCTGGAGTCTGCGCGGGTGGACGGCGACTGGACGGCGGGCGTGTGGTCCACGCATGTGCGGGTGGTGCGCTGA
- a CDS encoding endonuclease, with product MLFRNNLRPWGPVRSCAVIISLLAAAVAQADAPIGYYDAVDTTTPATLRATLHTVIRAGHVKIPYTAASTDTWNVLELADQDPLDSGRIIDVYKNTSYIKYGAGNAEYDREHTWPKSFGFPNDGSSVLPYSDCHMLFLCNSSYNSSRSNNVYDTCTVITQSYPTAVYNGESGTNYRQNILPEGRWETWTGRRGDVARALLYFDVRYEGDGTEPDLILTDDINLIVASNTGVNLDVAYMGILTTLLQWHVQDPVSDRERNRNDIVYTYQHNRNPFIDHPEWVLPIFQGYISGVGDLPLAAAEIQSIYPNPFNPNTNIAFSLPEAGQVRVEVFTVGGRLVRVLLNDSYDAGEHVLRWDGTDEAGGSVASGAYFFRVQNSAGIDTKPAILLK from the coding sequence ATGCTGTTCAGGAACAATTTGCGGCCCTGGGGCCCGGTGCGGTCGTGCGCTGTCATCATCTCGCTGCTGGCCGCCGCGGTCGCGCAGGCCGACGCGCCGATCGGCTACTACGACGCGGTCGACACCACGACGCCGGCCACCCTGCGGGCCACGCTTCACACGGTGATCCGGGCCGGGCATGTGAAGATCCCGTACACCGCCGCCTCGACCGACACCTGGAACGTACTCGAACTGGCCGACCAGGACCCGCTCGACAGCGGACGCATCATCGACGTCTACAAGAACACCTCGTACATCAAGTACGGCGCCGGCAATGCCGAGTACGACCGCGAGCACACCTGGCCGAAGAGCTTTGGATTCCCCAACGACGGCTCGTCGGTGCTGCCGTACAGCGACTGCCACATGCTCTTCCTGTGCAACAGCAGCTACAACAGCTCGCGCAGCAACAACGTCTACGACACCTGCACGGTCATCACGCAGTCGTACCCCACGGCTGTCTACAACGGCGAATCGGGCACCAACTACCGCCAGAACATCCTGCCCGAGGGGCGCTGGGAGACCTGGACCGGCCGCCGCGGCGACGTTGCCCGCGCGCTGCTCTATTTCGATGTGCGCTACGAGGGCGACGGCACGGAGCCGGACCTGATCCTGACCGACGACATCAACCTGATCGTCGCCTCGAACACGGGCGTGAACCTCGACGTGGCCTACATGGGCATCCTCACCACGCTGCTGCAGTGGCACGTGCAGGACCCCGTGAGCGATCGCGAGCGGAACCGCAACGACATCGTCTACACGTACCAGCACAACCGGAATCCGTTCATCGACCACCCGGAGTGGGTGCTGCCGATCTTCCAGGGCTACATCAGCGGCGTGGGCGACCTGCCGCTGGCGGCGGCCGAGATCCAGTCGATCTACCCGAACCCGTTCAACCCGAACACGAACATCGCCTTCAGCCTGCCGGAGGCGGGCCAGGTGCGCGTGGAAGTGTTCACGGTGGGTGGTCGCCTGGTGCGCGTGCTGCTCAACGACAGTTATGACGCCGGCGAGCACGTGCTGCGCTGGGACGGCACCGACGAGGCGGGCGGCTCCGTCGCGAGCGGCGCCTACTTCTTCCGCGTGCAGAACAGCGCCGGCATCGACACCAAGCCGGCCATCCTGCTCAAATAG
- a CDS encoding DUF5009 domain-containing protein: protein MRHRLVSLDVLRGLTVALMIQVNNPGSWEWSLSSQLRHAAWHGCTLTDLVFPFFLFAMGGAMALSLERRLRDGEARASLLRHSLRRGGLIILIGLVLNAFPFGLPLDPTAARAFTLQSVADSFSHLRLPGVLQRIGGCWLLASTIIVAWPGQRRRIAAAAVLLLLYEVAMRAPLLDGWGGGSFEAADNLARWIDLQVLGAGHMLSVGVDGGSDPEGLLSTLTATLTTLFGFAVVSWLGRAPLATRRLAALALAGAGLAAVGRLLAPLEPVNKSLWTATYVLLTGGLACVALAAVAWLVDIRGWRRPMLPFEAFGFNPMLMFFGSGLLARLLVNARWSLAGGTPTTLRTLLYRHAFVPWAGPEWGSVLFASAQVLVWMTVAWVLYRRGWAWRV, encoded by the coding sequence ATGCGTCACAGACTGGTCTCCCTGGACGTGCTGCGCGGCCTGACCGTCGCGCTCATGATCCAGGTCAACAACCCCGGATCATGGGAGTGGAGCCTCAGTTCCCAGTTGCGGCACGCCGCCTGGCACGGCTGCACGCTGACGGACCTGGTGTTCCCGTTCTTCCTGTTCGCGATGGGCGGGGCCATGGCCCTGAGCCTGGAGCGGCGCCTGCGTGACGGCGAGGCACGGGCAAGCCTGCTGCGACACTCGCTGCGCCGGGGCGGCCTCATCATCCTGATCGGGCTCGTGCTGAACGCCTTTCCTTTCGGCCTTCCGCTCGACCCCACCGCGGCACGCGCGTTCACCCTGCAGTCCGTGGCGGACAGCTTCAGCCATCTCCGGTTGCCGGGCGTGCTGCAGCGCATCGGCGGCTGCTGGCTGCTGGCCTCGACCATCATCGTCGCCTGGCCCGGTCAGCGCCGCCGCATCGCGGCCGCCGCCGTTCTCCTGCTCCTCTATGAAGTCGCCATGCGCGCGCCACTGCTCGACGGGTGGGGTGGCGGCAGCTTCGAGGCGGCCGACAATCTTGCCCGCTGGATCGACCTCCAGGTGCTCGGCGCCGGGCACATGCTGAGCGTCGGCGTCGATGGCGGCAGCGATCCCGAGGGGCTGCTGTCGACGCTCACGGCGACCCTGACCACGCTGTTCGGGTTCGCGGTGGTGTCTTGGCTCGGGCGGGCGCCGCTGGCGACGCGCCGGTTGGCCGCCCTCGCCCTGGCCGGAGCCGGACTGGCTGCGGTCGGCCGGCTTCTGGCGCCCCTCGAGCCGGTCAACAAGTCGCTCTGGACCGCCACCTACGTACTCCTGACGGGCGGCCTGGCCTGTGTCGCCCTGGCGGCGGTGGCGTGGCTGGTCGACATCCGCGGCTGGCGTCGCCCGATGCTTCCCTTCGAGGCGTTCGGATTCAACCCCATGCTGATGTTCTTCGGCTCGGGCCTTCTGGCGCGCCTGCTCGTGAACGCGCGCTGGAGCCTCGCCGGCGGCACGCCCACCACGCTGCGCACGCTGCTTTACCGCCACGCTTTCGTGCCCTGGGCAGGCCCCGAATGGGGATCGGTGTTGTTTGCGAGCGCCCAGGTCCTGGTCTGGATGACGGTTGCCTGGGTGCTGTACCGTCGGGGCTGGGCCTGGCGGGTGTGA